From Peromyscus maniculatus bairdii isolate BWxNUB_F1_BW_parent chromosome 8, HU_Pman_BW_mat_3.1, whole genome shotgun sequence, a single genomic window includes:
- the LOC102921774 gene encoding olfactory receptor 5AR1-like, with protein MSNHTRVTHFILRGFSDVPQLRLVVIPLFLLVYTFGLLGNSSIIIAVMRDSRLHSPMYFFLKNLSFLDMSYTSATIPKAVLISFTGSGGISYLECVAQLYIFITLSSTECFLLTAMAYDRFLAIFRPLLYGTIMSQKCCVELVVTAWVSGAIYSAFHTFNTFSLPYCGPNVVEHFFCDIPPVMRLSCTDYRLHEEVGFAVSSCIVMSSFALTVLSYVGIVSTVVRIPSVDGRWKAFSTCSSHLTTVVLFYGTGSFMYLRPASRYSPIQGRLASVFYSVLTPSLNPVVYCLRNKDMKFALQKLYCGRKS; from the coding sequence ATGTCCAATCACACAAGAGTGACTCACTTCATCCTCAGGGGCTTCTCAGATGTCCCACAGCTGAGATTGGTGGTCATCCCGCTTTTCTTGCTCGTCTACACATTTGGCCTCCTGGGGAACAGCTCCATCATCATAGCAGTGATGAGAGACAGTAGGCTTCActcccccatgtacttcttcctgaaGAATTTATCTTTCCTGGACATGAGCTACACTTCAGCCACCATCCCCAAGGCAGTGCTGATATCCTTCACAGGCTCAGGAGGCATCTCCTATCTCGAATGTGTAGCCCAgctttacatatttatcacactTTCCTCTACTGAATGCTTCCTGCTCACGGCCATGGCTTATGACCGGTTCCTGGCCATCTTCAGACCACTGCTCTATGGCACCATCATGAGCCAGAAATGCTGTGTTGagctggtggtcactgcctgggTGAGTGGGGCCATCTACTCAGCCTTCCACACTTTCAACACCTTCTCCCTCCCCTACTGTGGACCCAATGTTGTTGAACACTTCTTCTGTGACATCCCCCCAGTCATGAGACTGTCCTGCACTGATTACCGTCTCCATGAGGAGGTGGGCTTTGCTGTCAGCAGCTGCATTGTCATGAGCTCCTTCGCCCTCACGGTCCTCTCCTATGTGGGCATCGTGTCCACAGTTGTCCGCATCCCCTCAGTGGATGGCAGGTGGAAGGCCTTTTCTACCTGTTCCTCTCACCTGACCACAGTCGTCTTATTCTATGGAACTGGAAGCTTCATGTACCTGAGGCCTGCCTCTCGGTACTCCCCCATCCAGGGTCGCCTGGCATCTGTTTTCTACTCTGTCCTCACTCCTTCTTTGAATCCAGTTGTCTATTGTCTGAGGAACAAAGACATGAAGTTTGCTCTGCAGAAACTTTACTGTGGAAGAAAGTCCTGA